One Dysosmobacter welbionis DNA segment encodes these proteins:
- a CDS encoding 3D domain-containing protein gives MKKLTREERRRRSQRRQLITYLLFLILLLAWLGSYLIMTVKADRPAMHKPEPATQDGSLPGDDTPALVRCYLTEEEQEAAENELIEAALLSHAVRLDDVTVTHYCTCSRCCGKSDGITASGRRATPGVSVAVDPSIIPLGSDVLVDYGDGELHYYRADDTGSAVKGAHIDLCMESHEAAIQAGVRTATIYFIEEGAI, from the coding sequence ATGAAAAAGCTGACCCGCGAAGAGCGGCGGCGCCGGAGCCAGAGGCGGCAGCTGATTACATATCTCCTATTTCTGATCTTGCTGCTGGCGTGGCTGGGAAGCTACCTGATTATGACGGTGAAAGCAGATCGGCCCGCCATGCACAAGCCGGAGCCCGCCACGCAGGACGGCAGCCTACCCGGCGACGATACCCCGGCCCTGGTCCGCTGTTATCTCACCGAAGAGGAGCAGGAGGCCGCGGAAAACGAGCTGATCGAGGCGGCGCTGCTGTCCCATGCCGTCCGCCTGGATGATGTCACCGTCACCCACTACTGCACCTGCTCCCGCTGCTGCGGCAAGTCCGACGGCATCACCGCCAGCGGCAGAAGGGCCACGCCCGGCGTCTCTGTGGCCGTGGACCCGTCCATCATCCCATTGGGTTCTGATGTCCTGGTGGACTACGGAGACGGAGAACTCCACTATTACCGGGCGGACGATACCGGAAGCGCCGTGAAAGGCGCCCACATCGACCTCTGCATGGAGAGCCACGAGGCCGCCATCCAGGCCGGAGTCCGTACCGCTACAATCTATTTCATCGAGGAGGGAGCTATTTGA
- a CDS encoding pentapeptide repeat-containing protein produces MDEQELKNILDKHFKWLRGENGGKRANLFGANLSRADLSGANLSRANLFGANLFGANLSRADLSGADLSGANLSRANLFGANLSRADLSRADLSRADLFGANLFGANLFGANLFGANLSRADLSGADLSGADLSGANLSRANLFGANLSRADLSGADLSGANLSRANLFGANLSRADLSRADYIEKAKNLFYPIACPEIGAFVGWKKARVKTSGHECIVKLEITEDAVRSSGTGRKCRCSKATVLEIQDLEGIVLEQVAVSDRDENFHYIPGTVVSVSDFDENRWNECSTGIHFYITREEAVRHIL; encoded by the coding sequence ATGGACGAACAAGAGTTGAAAAATATTTTGGACAAGCACTTTAAATGGCTACGAGGCGAAAATGGCGGAAAACGGGCCAACCTGTTCGGGGCCAACCTGTCCAGGGCCGACCTGTCCGGGGCCAACCTGTCCAGGGCCAACCTGTTCGGGGCCAACCTGTTCGGGGCCAACCTGTCCAGGGCCGACCTGTCCGGGGCCGACCTGTCCGGGGCCAACCTGTCCAGGGCCAACCTGTTCGGGGCCAACCTGTCCAGGGCCGACCTGTCCAGGGCCGACCTGTCCAGGGCCGACCTGTTCGGGGCCAACCTGTTCGGGGCCAACCTGTTCGGGGCCAACCTGTTCGGGGCCAACCTGTCCAGGGCCGACCTGTCCGGGGCCGACCTGTCCGGGGCCGACCTGTCCGGGGCCAACCTGTCCAGGGCCAACCTGTTCGGGGCCAACCTGTCCAGGGCCGACCTGTCCGGGGCCGACCTGTCCGGGGCCAACCTGTCCAGGGCCAACCTGTTCGGGGCCAACCTGTCCAGGGCCGACCTGTCCAGGGCCGACTACATTGAAAAGGCAAAAAATTTATTTTATCCCATTGCCTGCCCGGAAATCGGCGCTTTTGTCGGCTGGAAAAAGGCAAGGGTCAAAACCAGCGGTCATGAGTGCATTGTAAAGCTGGAAATTACCGAAGATGCCGTGCGCAGTTCCGGAACAGGCCGGAAGTGCCGCTGCTCAAAGGCAACCGTTTTGGAGATTCAGGATTTAGAGGGGATTGTATTGGAGCAGGTCGCCGTCAGTGATAGAGATGAGAACTTCCATTACATTCCCGGAACTGTGGTCTCCGTTTCGGATTTCGACGAAAACCGCTGGAACGAGTGCAGCACGGGCATCCATTTCTATATTACCCGAGAAGAAGCGGTGAGGCATATCCTATGA
- a CDS encoding helix-turn-helix domain-containing protein has product MSSNIKRFGGEILRFKECREKAGLSQREVGDRLGISDSAVCLWEREQGGSLPRASMLPAIAKLYGVTVDKLLSDQGEG; this is encoded by the coding sequence ATGTCAAGTAATATTAAGCGTTTTGGGGGTGAAATTTTGAGATTTAAGGAATGCAGGGAAAAAGCGGGTCTTTCACAAAGGGAAGTTGGGGACAGACTTGGTATTTCCGATTCTGCTGTTTGCCTTTGGGAGAGAGAACAGGGCGGATCACTTCCTAGAGCTAGTATGCTCCCTGCAATCGCAAAGCTCTACGGCGTCACCGTAGACAAGCTTCTTTCGGATCAGGGCGAAGGGTGA
- a CDS encoding helix-turn-helix domain-containing protein encodes MDIIYFLAQIDRLRKERKMTKAEFYEKADVTASAVSQWRNEKTVPAETTIQRIADLFGVEVSFLTGQKEIPPTEKVDGMEEELIQIFRLLPDDLKAGILAQIKAVLVQRGLLPSQSE; translated from the coding sequence ATGGACATTATTTATTTTCTCGCTCAGATTGATAGGCTCCGTAAAGAGCGAAAAATGACAAAAGCAGAATTTTATGAAAAGGCTGACGTAACAGCATCAGCGGTCTCCCAATGGAGAAACGAGAAAACTGTTCCAGCAGAAACGACCATCCAAAGAATTGCAGATTTGTTCGGAGTTGAAGTTTCTTTTCTGACTGGGCAAAAAGAAATCCCGCCCACCGAAAAGGTAGACGGGATGGAAGAAGAACTTATTCAGATTTTCCGCTTGTTGCCTGATGATCTGAAAGCGGGAATTCTGGCTCAGATAAAAGCCGTTCTAGTTCAGCGTGGATTACTTCCATCGCAGTCAGAATAG
- a CDS encoding tyrosine-type recombinase/integrase, whose product MKRANGTGTVYKLSGRRRRPWVAAKNKVIIGYYERKTDATEALEKLSGRDLSERYNMTFAEVFEVWKAEHYQEIGEKGIEGYNRAFAVFTPLHEKKFRDLRTADFQLALDPHMQKSHSTVSKYKQLITQMSQWAIREEICTTNFAKFVRLPENVKKEKDIFTDQEIAKLEADNSETAKIVLMLIYTGMRIGELFSLPLADYHGAYVIGGEKTEAGRNRIIPIRLEGRGYFAYFAQQATGPLLLSGYTGQRRPENYRKRDYYPLLKKLGIPQKNPHCTRHTYASWARKQGMAPETLQKILGHADYSTTANIYVHTDADELIQAVENC is encoded by the coding sequence TTGAAACGTGCGAATGGCACCGGAACAGTTTATAAGCTGTCCGGCCGGCGGCGCCGTCCTTGGGTAGCTGCCAAAAATAAAGTAATCATCGGGTATTATGAGCGCAAAACAGACGCTACAGAGGCTCTGGAAAAACTGTCTGGTCGGGACTTGTCTGAGCGGTACAACATGACATTTGCCGAGGTATTTGAGGTGTGGAAAGCTGAGCATTATCAGGAGATCGGCGAAAAAGGAATTGAGGGATACAATCGGGCCTTTGCTGTGTTTACCCCGCTCCACGAGAAGAAATTCAGGGACCTCCGCACAGCAGATTTTCAGTTGGCCCTAGACCCACACATGCAGAAATCGCACTCCACCGTGTCAAAGTACAAGCAGTTGATTACGCAGATGTCACAATGGGCCATCCGGGAGGAAATCTGCACCACCAACTTTGCCAAATTCGTCCGGCTCCCGGAAAACGTCAAAAAAGAAAAAGACATCTTTACAGACCAAGAAATCGCAAAACTGGAAGCTGATAACAGCGAAACGGCAAAAATCGTTCTTATGCTGATTTATACAGGTATGCGTATTGGGGAGTTGTTCTCACTGCCTCTTGCGGACTACCACGGTGCCTATGTTATAGGCGGAGAAAAAACAGAGGCCGGACGCAATCGCATCATTCCTATCCGTCTAGAAGGGCGCGGCTATTTTGCCTATTTCGCCCAACAGGCAACCGGGCCACTACTCCTGTCTGGATATACCGGCCAGCGCCGCCCGGAAAACTACCGCAAACGGGATTACTACCCTCTGTTGAAGAAACTGGGCATTCCGCAGAAAAACCCGCATTGCACCCGGCACACCTATGCCAGCTGGGCAAGAAAACAGGGAATGGCTCCGGAGACCTTGCAAAAAATCCTGGGCCATGCGGATTACAGTACCACAGCAAATATCTATGTGCATACAGACGCAGATGAATTGATACAGGCAGTCGAAAATTGTTAG